A region of the Deinococcus radiopugnans ATCC 19172 genome:
ATGAGGAGCAGCAGAGTGTTAGGCGGCGTCTGACGGAAGGGGACTGAACCATCGAGCCCCCTTCGTAAACGGTCTCAAGGCATTCGGGGGCGGAGCCTTGACCTAAGTACAACGCATTTAAGAAGTAGACTTAGGCATGGCCCGGCCTGCTCGACGTATTGCGATTTCTGGGGAAGATGACGACCAACTCCGTGCGCTGGAAACCAGTCCACACACGCACCCGAAGGCCCGCCTCCGGGCAAATATCTTGCGGCTTCACCGACAGGGGTGGAGTGTCCCCCAACTGTCGAAGCACTTTGGTCGCAACCATCAGGCGATTCACAACGACCTGACGCGTTTCGCCGAGCGTGGGATTCTTGGGTTGGCGGATGAGTGCCCACCCGGACAACCTTCCCTGATCACGCCGGGGATAGAGCAGTTTCTCCACGAGAAACTGCAAGAACAGCGCTTCTGGAACGCTCCGCTCTTGTGCGAAGACATCGAAAAGCAGTTCGGGAT
Encoded here:
- a CDS encoding winged helix-turn-helix domain-containing protein, translating into MARPARRIAISGEDDDQLRALETSPHTHPKARLRANILRLHRQGWSVPQLSKHFGRNHQAIHNDLTRFAERGILGLADECPPGQPSLITPGIEQFLHEKLQEQRFWNAPLLCEDIEKQFGIVIRPRALANHLRRLGYSWKRARYSPAKKLDPEVAQQHQVSLETLKRGHWTASSP